A part of Rhopalosiphum maidis isolate BTI-1 chromosome 3, ASM367621v3, whole genome shotgun sequence genomic DNA contains:
- the LOC113559953 gene encoding uncharacterized protein LOC113559953, whose product MASMTSLFILLALIFHTQAISNAPEIFPQTNPGEELQDSKVHVDKTKDYCPPFGSPDVQFKVKVIGTYDPPAGGCASMQPDSGDIVPAFNLWLGDLKYGIGSCEETILEADMHHYVFKCLSKQPYVEYEYIKGWYVQLYNKGAKKNNYRCSLYKILNDELRSIKMVVSGDEWCDGLPQMLESEEDAGPNRNASMGSFGLLFTKNVVHPLPLSGIKRWSGIRDGV is encoded by the exons ATGGCGTCCATGACAAGTTTATTTATCCTACTTGCACTCATTTTCCATACACAAGCAATTTCTAACGCACCCGAAATATTTCCACAAACAAATCCAGGAGAAGAGCTCCAAGATTCAaaag TACATGTGGATAAAACCAAAGATTACTGTCCACCATTTGGATCACCAGACGTACAATTTAAGGTGAAGGTGATAGGCACTTACGATCCACCGGCAGGCGGATGTGCTTCCATGCAACCAGACAGTGGAGATATTGTACCAGCGTTTAATTTATGGCTGGGTGATCTCAAATATGGCATTGGAAGTTGCGAAGAAACGA TACTTGAAGCAGATATGCACCACTACGTGTTTAAGTGTTTATCAAAACAACCATACGTAGAGTATGAGTACATTAAAGGTTGGTATGTTCAACTATACAACAAAGGtgccaaaaaaaataactacagaTGTAGC TTATACAAAATACTCAATGATGAACTACGATCAATCAAGATGGTGGTTAGTGGCGACGAATGGTGTGATGGTCTGCCACAGATGTTGGAAAGTGAAGAAGACGCAGGACCTAATAGAAATGCTTCGATGGGTTCTTTTGGTCTTTTATTTACTAAGAATGTGGTACATCCATTACCATTATCTGGTATCAAAAGATGGTCAGGAATAAGAGATGGTGTATAA